A genomic stretch from Mycobacterium cookii includes:
- a CDS encoding alpha/beta hydrolase, translating to MLEVIDKGAVSRVHPVPLLFVHGGWHSASCWANFVDFFADAGYRAVALSLRGHGGSPTAKRFHACSIADYADDVRTVADSLGGRPVLIAHSLGGFVVQRYLENHDAPAAVLVASVPPRGVLGLATRIWSRHPWISMRSLPVGNLTGFIGTPSLVREHLFSADTPADIVASSAAAVQSEAVRASLVDPMIRRVRCSRVRAPMLVLGAAEDGMVTTAEVRATARAYRTDAEFFVGMGHNMMLEPGWPAVAERIDAWLSTRDLS from the coding sequence ATGCTCGAGGTGATCGACAAGGGCGCCGTCAGCCGAGTGCATCCGGTGCCGCTGTTGTTCGTGCACGGTGGCTGGCATTCAGCCTCGTGCTGGGCCAACTTCGTGGACTTCTTCGCCGACGCCGGCTACCGCGCGGTGGCGCTGAGCCTGCGCGGACACGGCGGCAGCCCCACCGCGAAGCGTTTCCACGCGTGCTCGATCGCCGACTACGCCGACGACGTCCGCACCGTCGCGGACAGCCTCGGCGGTCGCCCGGTGCTGATCGCGCACTCGCTGGGCGGCTTCGTCGTGCAGCGATACCTGGAGAACCACGACGCCCCGGCGGCAGTTCTGGTGGCATCCGTGCCACCGCGTGGCGTGCTGGGCCTGGCGACGCGCATCTGGAGCCGCCATCCCTGGATCTCGATGCGCTCGCTTCCGGTCGGCAACCTGACCGGGTTCATCGGCACCCCGTCGCTGGTTCGCGAGCACCTGTTCAGCGCGGATACCCCGGCCGACATCGTGGCGTCGAGTGCGGCCGCAGTACAGTCCGAGGCGGTGCGCGCTTCCCTGGTCGACCCGATGATCCGCCGGGTGCGGTGCAGCCGGGTCCGCGCGCCGATGCTGGTCCTGGGCGCCGCGGAGGACGGCATGGTCACCACCGCCGAAGTGCGCGCGACGGCGCGGGCGTACCGGACAGATGCGGAATTCTTTGTCGGCATGGGCCACAACATGATGCTGGAACCGGGATGGCCTGCCGTCGCCGAACGCATCGACGCGTGGCTGTCGACCCGGGATCTGAGCTAG